Proteins co-encoded in one Streptococcus parauberis NCFD 2020 genomic window:
- a CDS encoding replication initiator protein A, whose amino-acid sequence MAHGRISLEQALNSDNFYQLPKVIIGTKYYSKLKAEAKLLFMLCRDRLSASLDSTRKGDMRFVDADGDIFIYYAIDDLANDLGCGRDKVIKLKKELIKYGLIDEVRQGLNKANRIYVKNVVTDIQILNMTFEEAQLTFKSVKSTEVGKYDFQKSKNTSSKSREFRPQEVENSDSTYIKQSETKESDIKVIYSEEEEDLTMLVRKVDKVTHYDKEYIWELVHDQLIKEKFTNTTADIAMLHFESRYEYALNHMNYIHSAEQLAEYVYNGILAEWTQAVRGKKGVG is encoded by the coding sequence ATGGCACATGGGAGAATTTCTTTAGAACAAGCACTTAATAGTGATAACTTTTATCAACTACCTAAAGTAATCATTGGTACAAAATATTACAGTAAGTTAAAGGCAGAGGCTAAACTCTTATTCATGTTATGTAGGGATCGATTGAGTGCATCTCTTGATAGTACACGAAAAGGAGATATGAGATTTGTTGATGCAGACGGTGATATTTTTATTTATTATGCTATTGATGATCTTGCAAATGATTTGGGTTGTGGCCGTGATAAAGTAATAAAGTTAAAAAAAGAACTTATAAAATATGGTCTCATTGATGAGGTAAGACAAGGCTTGAATAAAGCTAACCGTATATATGTGAAGAATGTTGTCACTGACATTCAAATTCTAAATATGACTTTTGAGGAAGCTCAGTTGACCTTTAAGTCAGTAAAATCAACGGAAGTCGGAAAATACGACTTCCAGAAGTCGAAGAATACGTCTTCAAAAAGTCGAGAATTCCGACCTCAAGAAGTCGAGAATTCCGACTCAACTTATATTAAACAGAGTGAGACTAAAGAGAGTGATATTAAAGTGATTTATTCTGAGGAGGAGGAAGATTTAACAATGCTTGTCAGAAAAGTTGATAAAGTTACTCATTATGATAAAGAGTATATTTGGGAACTAGTCCATGATCAATTAATAAAGGAAAAGTTTACAAATACAACTGCAGATATTGCAATGTTACATTTTGAAAGTCGATATGAATATGCATTGAATCATATGAACTATATTCATTCAGCAGAACAACTTGCAGAATATGTTTATAATGGCATTCTTGCTGAATGGACTCAAGCTGTCCGAGGTAAAAAAGGGGTAGGATGA
- a CDS encoding YdbC family protein yields MEQSKRYQHQEELTLLQKISFDKEALNALEQIIYSIHLVTYRDDVHSKGYIDSVTNYLSKIIIFNVSSLGNLTPFHPSEKAVFEREYKKYILPFEKAILKLENNNEENNFIRRKDNDEPIQFEIIKQIATLSISETNWRKELNIVSWNKTEPKYDIRSWKDDHSRVGKGITLFEDEMLKLTKTIKQLNLEENKEK; encoded by the coding sequence ATGGAACAATCCAAAAGGTATCAACACCAAGAAGAATTAACGTTACTTCAAAAAATAAGTTTTGATAAAGAAGCACTAAATGCCTTAGAACAAATCATTTATTCGATACACTTAGTAACATATCGAGATGATGTACATTCTAAAGGTTATATTGATAGTGTTACTAATTATCTTTCGAAGATTATTATATTTAATGTATCTTCACTTGGAAATTTAACACCTTTCCATCCTTCTGAAAAAGCTGTGTTTGAAAGGGAATACAAAAAGTATATTCTACCTTTTGAGAAAGCTATCTTAAAACTAGAAAATAATAATGAAGAGAACAATTTTATTCGTAGAAAAGATAATGATGAACCGATTCAATTTGAAATTATTAAACAGATTGCCACTTTATCAATAAGTGAGACAAATTGGCGTAAAGAATTGAACATAGTTTCCTGGAATAAGACAGAACCAAAATATGATATTCGTTCTTGGAAAGATGATCATAGTCGAGTTGGTAAGGGCATTACACTTTTTGAAGATGAAATGCTAAAACTTACGAAAACAATTAAACAATTAAATTTAGAAGAAAATAAGGAGAAATAA
- a CDS encoding type IV secretion system protein: MDSVTKSLAEYSSTVNNYSDKISSALIPLASILILAFFLMDVLSWNKRLGQEGGSLTVQLWMEIALGYVIAFVLVHNTTEIFDFIVFVFNKGIVLVNGVLPKNTFKSDIDTSGISGWIFKQVIKMIAWFTERIADVCVNILVFMRFFQMYILKAVAPLIVAFFMSEQTRPIGLNFIKQFSAYAFQGLVLLIIVKLYPALVTDDLFKASSGDGIAAFASIAKSVVYIITLFGSQKLAKSLLNLM, encoded by the coding sequence ATGGATAGTGTAACTAAATCTCTAGCTGAATATAGTTCGACTGTAAATAATTATTCTGACAAAATATCCTCAGCACTGATACCGCTGGCCTCAATCTTAATACTTGCCTTCTTCCTTATGGATGTTCTATCCTGGAATAAACGACTAGGACAAGAAGGAGGGAGCCTAACTGTTCAATTATGGATGGAAATAGCACTTGGGTATGTTATAGCATTTGTACTGGTACATAATACAACTGAAATTTTTGATTTTATAGTATTTGTATTTAATAAAGGGATTGTATTAGTAAATGGTGTACTTCCTAAAAACACATTTAAATCAGATATAGACACTTCAGGCATTAGTGGTTGGATTTTTAAACAAGTTATCAAAATGATAGCATGGTTTACTGAACGTATAGCTGATGTTTGTGTTAATATTTTAGTATTTATGAGATTTTTTCAAATGTATATCTTAAAAGCAGTTGCACCATTAATTGTTGCCTTCTTTATGTCGGAACAAACAAGGCCGATTGGATTAAACTTTATTAAACAGTTCTCAGCCTATGCCTTTCAGGGACTGGTACTATTGATTATTGTTAAGTTATATCCAGCCCTAGTAACTGATGACTTGTTTAAAGCATCTAGTGGAGATGGTATAGCAGCCTTTGCTTCAATTGCAAAGAGCGTTGTATATATTATTACTTTGTTTGGAAGTCAAAAACTAGCAAAAAGCTTACTTAATTTGATGTAA
- a CDS encoding PrgI family protein translates to MNKLGSEFLKQFDNYERPVAFGMTKRILVMIIGMMIVVSFTVSISLLGLSEIFMYLVALIIAPPFIIYGMGFDEDVKEKVIFNLKVQKRGYVTEFMEGDVFTKDDFKNWKKTKEAN, encoded by the coding sequence ATGAATAAATTAGGAAGTGAGTTTTTAAAGCAGTTTGATAACTATGAAAGACCAGTTGCATTTGGAATGACCAAGAGAATCTTAGTCATGATTATTGGAATGATGATTGTTGTTTCTTTTACGGTCTCAATTTCTTTACTTGGACTCTCTGAAATTTTTATGTATTTAGTGGCATTAATCATTGCGCCTCCATTTATTATTTACGGAATGGGCTTTGATGAAGATGTTAAAGAGAAAGTGATTTTTAACCTTAAAGTTCAAAAAAGAGGTTATGTAACAGAATTTATGGAAGGAGATGTTTTTACAAAAGATGATTTTAAAAATTGGAAAAAAACCAAAGAAGCTAACTAA
- a CDS encoding VirB4-like conjugal transfer ATPase, CD1110 family, with amino-acid sequence MILKIGKKPKKLTKAEKERKARLKRSLRASTQNTIKYNSLFENGLMHIAKNEWSRTYRLGDVAYVSSSQDEKIDVIDTHAEALNSLDAGSVYQLLVINRRIDDNAIENIKFTQEHDEFDKFRNEYNDIIESRFSSDSKNFQVEKFVTLKTDAYNRGQADSNLSELGSALENQYSQMDIGFEELDGKERLDLFIELLQGKRRLSYTYRDIALSDLHSKDFIAPNRIHFLENRFRINDQVAKVMYAKNYPTFLTDKLIKSLTDIGVELAISVQAEPYEPSQFIKKINNADTTIKAEMVKAQRSGAQEGIDQDLAVSGRSREISESTKRWKQEIDENDQKAFIGIIAIYFKAKDEEELAGFTDKIQTASRKNGIEFEDCYYHQEEGLNTILPIGHTFLNVKRCFVRDMTTANLATQVPFTNVDLKSDSPNALYYGQNQLSNNVITLDRKADLNTGSGVVLGSSGSGKSVTVKTMEIIPTYLKNIEDRIIIVDPEDEYSDIGREFKAQLVDIFIGSSSHLNLMDLPDMSQLKDEDSDPIGDKSNLLMGLFESILDEIGDVQYTIIDRVTRETYRRFSKLGRVPTLRDWHDILEEQEEPEAQELALKSEIYAKGSQDVFAHETNVDITDRFVIFNLKRLTGKLKPFAMMVIQDYIWNQVVSSQGKVTTRIYFDEVQLFFKEEAQAIFFTELYSRVRKYGAIATAITQNIETLMNKEEGRKLVSNSEFMILLKHKKSDLLALSKAITLTPTLTRYIEKPKSKGTGLIVAGQVVVPFENPIPKQTRLFELVATDA; translated from the coding sequence ATGATTTTAAAAATTGGAAAAAAACCAAAGAAGCTAACTAAAGCTGAAAAAGAACGTAAAGCTAGACTGAAACGTTCACTAAGAGCTTCAACACAAAACACAATCAAATATAATAGTTTATTTGAAAATGGTCTGATGCACATTGCTAAAAATGAATGGTCAAGAACATATCGTTTAGGTGATGTTGCCTATGTGTCTTCAAGTCAAGATGAAAAAATTGATGTTATTGATACACATGCTGAAGCGTTGAACTCATTGGATGCTGGAAGTGTTTACCAGTTACTAGTAATTAATCGTAGGATTGATGATAATGCTATTGAAAATATTAAGTTTACTCAAGAACATGATGAATTTGATAAATTTAGAAATGAATACAATGACATCATAGAGAGTCGTTTTTCGAGTGATTCTAAAAATTTTCAGGTAGAAAAGTTTGTTACTTTAAAAACAGATGCTTACAATCGTGGACAAGCAGACTCTAACTTGAGTGAGTTAGGAAGTGCATTAGAAAACCAATACTCTCAAATGGATATTGGCTTTGAGGAGTTAGACGGAAAAGAACGATTAGATCTCTTCATAGAGCTTTTACAAGGTAAGAGAAGGTTATCATACACTTACAGGGATATTGCCTTGTCAGATTTACACTCAAAAGATTTTATTGCTCCTAATCGTATCCATTTCTTAGAAAATCGATTTAGAATTAATGACCAGGTAGCTAAGGTTATGTATGCCAAAAACTATCCAACATTTTTAACGGATAAGCTGATTAAAAGCTTAACGGATATTGGAGTAGAATTGGCAATTTCAGTTCAAGCTGAACCTTATGAGCCTTCACAGTTCATAAAAAAAATTAACAATGCTGATACGACTATTAAAGCAGAAATGGTTAAAGCTCAAAGATCGGGTGCACAAGAAGGAATTGATCAAGATTTAGCAGTAAGTGGACGTTCAAGAGAAATCTCAGAATCTACTAAACGTTGGAAACAAGAAATTGATGAAAATGACCAAAAGGCATTCATTGGAATCATTGCTATTTATTTTAAGGCAAAAGATGAAGAAGAGCTTGCCGGTTTTACTGATAAAATTCAAACAGCTTCAAGAAAAAACGGTATTGAATTTGAAGATTGTTATTATCATCAAGAAGAAGGCCTCAATACGATTCTTCCAATTGGTCACACTTTTTTGAATGTAAAGAGATGTTTTGTAAGAGATATGACAACCGCTAATCTAGCAACTCAAGTTCCCTTCACAAATGTTGATTTGAAATCAGATAGCCCAAATGCTCTATATTATGGACAAAATCAGTTATCTAATAATGTTATTACGCTTGATCGTAAAGCAGATTTAAACACAGGTTCAGGAGTTGTTTTAGGTAGTTCAGGATCAGGTAAGTCAGTAACAGTTAAGACGATGGAGATAATTCCAACGTATTTAAAGAATATTGAAGACAGAATTATAATTGTGGATCCCGAAGACGAATATTCAGATATTGGGCGAGAATTTAAAGCTCAACTAGTTGATATCTTTATTGGTTCTAGTTCCCACCTTAACTTGATGGATTTACCTGACATGAGTCAGCTAAAAGATGAAGACAGTGATCCAATTGGAGATAAATCCAACCTTTTAATGGGTTTATTTGAATCCATTTTGGATGAAATTGGAGATGTCCAGTACACTATCATTGACCGTGTGACCCGTGAGACTTATAGGAGATTTTCAAAGTTAGGTAGAGTTCCTACTCTTCGTGATTGGCATGATATTCTTGAAGAGCAAGAAGAACCTGAAGCACAAGAGTTAGCTCTAAAATCGGAAATCTATGCAAAAGGTTCTCAGGACGTTTTTGCACATGAAACAAATGTTGATATCACAGACCGTTTTGTAATCTTTAATCTTAAGCGACTAACAGGTAAGCTTAAACCATTTGCAATGATGGTAATTCAAGATTATATATGGAATCAAGTTGTTTCGTCTCAAGGTAAGGTGACAACAAGAATCTATTTTGATGAAGTACAACTTTTCTTCAAAGAAGAAGCTCAAGCTATTTTCTTCACAGAACTTTATTCACGTGTCCGCAAATATGGTGCGATTGCTACAGCTATCACTCAAAATATTGAAACACTAATGAACAAAGAAGAAGGTAGAAAGTTAGTCTCAAATAGTGAATTTATGATTTTGTTGAAACATAAAAAATCAGACTTACTAGCTCTTTCTAAAGCTATAACACTTACGCCAACTTTAACCAGGTATATTGAAAAACCAAAATCAAAAGGTACAGGGTTAATTGTTGCGGGTCAAGTTGTTGTGCCTTTTGAAAATCCAATTCCTAAGCAAACAAGGTTATTTGAACTTGTTGCTACTGATGCATAA